A section of the Streptomyces sp. NBC_01591 genome encodes:
- a CDS encoding aminoglycoside phosphotransferase family protein has protein sequence MIEVPEGFARSTIEREGEPGAVWLSELPRLVEELLGRWECVPDGEVMHGGVGVIVPVRRPAEGAAVVKVSFPHPGNVHEPDAFAAWGGRGAVLLHERDDEHFAMLLERVGSSTLAEAAEAAEAAEGDEVVRVAGRISRQLAVPAPPGLPRLREQADAWEAQLRQDAEELTHTLSRYAMDAAVATVRELGRDQPDTLIHGDLHARNILRADREPWLAVDPKGYAGDPAYDAGTLLKSQALTLLEAGDLRKALDRTLQVFAEAAEVDRERARRWAQFHAVQAAFWGRRHGFRRARRGARLDWLTQFADSLTELLVDRA, from the coding sequence ATGATCGAAGTACCAGAAGGGTTCGCGAGGAGCACGATCGAGCGCGAGGGTGAGCCCGGAGCGGTTTGGCTTTCCGAACTGCCAAGGCTTGTGGAAGAGCTGTTGGGGCGCTGGGAATGCGTGCCGGACGGCGAGGTCATGCATGGAGGCGTCGGGGTCATTGTTCCGGTGCGACGGCCGGCAGAGGGGGCGGCCGTGGTGAAGGTTTCCTTTCCTCACCCCGGCAACGTCCACGAGCCGGACGCGTTCGCGGCCTGGGGCGGACGCGGAGCCGTGCTGTTGCACGAGCGCGACGACGAGCACTTCGCGATGTTGCTGGAGCGGGTCGGGTCGTCGACGCTGGCGGAGGCCGCAGAGGCCGCAGAGGCCGCAGAGGGCGACGAGGTGGTGAGGGTCGCAGGGCGGATCAGTCGTCAGCTGGCCGTCCCCGCGCCGCCTGGACTTCCCCGGCTTCGCGAGCAGGCCGATGCCTGGGAGGCCCAACTCCGTCAGGACGCAGAGGAGCTGACGCACACGCTGTCCCGGTATGCGATGGACGCCGCAGTGGCGACCGTCCGGGAGCTGGGCCGCGATCAGCCGGACACCCTCATCCACGGCGACTTGCATGCTCGTAACATCCTGCGCGCCGACCGTGAGCCGTGGCTGGCCGTCGACCCCAAGGGGTACGCAGGAGACCCGGCGTACGACGCCGGCACTCTGCTCAAGTCGCAGGCGCTGACGCTCCTCGAAGCGGGCGACCTGCGGAAGGCGCTGGACCGCACCCTGCAGGTCTTCGCCGAGGCGGCCGAGGTCGACCGCGAACGCGCCCGGCGTTGGGCACAGTTCCATGCTGTCCAGGCTGCGTTCTGGGGCCGCCGCCACGGATTTCGTAGGGCGCGGCGAGGTGCACGACTGGACTGGCTCACGCAATTTGCCGACTCCCTGACGGAGTTGCTCGTTGATCGCGCATAG
- a CDS encoding GrpB family protein translates to MDFERLAGKLYRALGSHARAIDHVGSTAVPGLAAKDCVDIQVRVDAIHETGQIGLLAAIGFRCRPEPWNRVETSGGQECRKLVFAPPVGARSCNVHLREEGGPNCRFALLFRDYLRADEAARGEWGAFKRRLSHSVPDLLDYGQIKAPATEILMIAAERWAAATGWQPPPARSAGA, encoded by the coding sequence GTGGACTTCGAGCGGCTGGCCGGGAAGTTGTACAGGGCTCTGGGGAGCCACGCGCGTGCGATCGACCACGTCGGGTCCACAGCGGTGCCGGGCCTGGCGGCCAAGGACTGTGTGGACATCCAGGTACGCGTGGACGCGATCCATGAAACCGGGCAGATCGGGCTCCTTGCCGCGATCGGTTTCCGTTGTCGCCCCGAGCCGTGGAACCGAGTGGAAACCTCGGGCGGACAGGAGTGCCGCAAGCTGGTGTTCGCGCCTCCGGTGGGTGCGCGAAGCTGCAACGTCCACCTGCGCGAGGAAGGCGGCCCGAACTGCCGTTTCGCTCTCCTGTTCCGCGACTACCTGCGCGCCGATGAAGCCGCCCGTGGGGAGTGGGGAGCGTTCAAACGACGGCTGTCCCACAGCGTGCCGGACCTACTGGACTACGGGCAGATCAAGGCCCCGGCCACCGAGATCCTGATGATCGCTGCCGAACGCTGGGCGGCGGCAACGGGCTGGCAGCCACCGCCGGCGCGCTCGGCCGGTGCGTAG
- a CDS encoding IS3 family transposase — translation MDEAFTSVEVQLGITAACRLTGRSRATHYRRLRPPPPRRTRAPQMQPSALTAEERSAVLELMNGDEYAELAPAQIWARELDAGRYHCSVSTMYRILREQDQSGERRRQATHPAKAVPELVATGPSQVFTWDITKAAGPAKGVWYHAYVIIDIFSRYIVGHTVERAESAVRAEELIRETIARNGIVPQTVHADRGTSMTSKKVSQLLIDLGVTRSHSRPKVSNDNPYSEAQFKTTKYMSDYPERFDSLAHAREWFDAFIAYYNHEHRHSGIGWHTPASVHFGTAEEVRDQRAVTLAEAYARHPERFGRRPRPPEIPQTAWINDPAKRREPAPQTS, via the coding sequence GTGGACGAGGCGTTCACCAGCGTCGAGGTTCAGCTGGGCATCACGGCCGCCTGTCGGCTGACCGGCCGCTCCCGCGCCACGCATTACCGTCGGCTCCGGCCCCCACCACCACGCAGAACACGTGCCCCACAGATGCAGCCGTCGGCCCTGACGGCCGAAGAGCGTTCTGCGGTACTCGAGTTGATGAACGGCGACGAGTACGCCGAGCTGGCGCCCGCGCAGATCTGGGCCCGCGAGCTGGATGCCGGGCGCTATCACTGCTCCGTCTCGACGATGTACCGGATCCTGCGCGAGCAGGATCAGTCCGGTGAGCGCCGACGGCAGGCCACCCATCCCGCCAAGGCGGTGCCCGAGCTGGTCGCCACCGGGCCCTCGCAGGTGTTCACCTGGGACATCACCAAGGCGGCCGGGCCGGCCAAGGGCGTCTGGTATCACGCCTACGTGATCATCGACATCTTCAGCCGGTATATCGTCGGCCACACCGTCGAGCGAGCCGAATCAGCTGTGCGGGCCGAGGAGCTGATCCGCGAGACCATCGCCCGCAACGGCATCGTGCCCCAGACCGTGCACGCGGACCGCGGCACCTCGATGACGTCGAAGAAGGTCTCCCAACTACTGATCGATCTGGGCGTGACGCGGTCGCACTCGAGGCCGAAGGTCTCCAACGACAACCCTTACAGCGAGGCCCAGTTCAAGACCACGAAGTACATGTCGGATTATCCTGAACGGTTCGATTCGCTGGCCCACGCCCGCGAGTGGTTCGACGCGTTCATCGCGTATTACAACCATGAGCACCGGCACTCGGGTATCGGCTGGCACACACCAGCCTCCGTCCACTTCGGGACCGCCGAGGAAGTCCGCGACCAGCGCGCGGTCACCCTCGCCGAGGCATACGCCCGCCACCCCGAACGCTTCGGCCGCCGCCCCAGACCACCCGAGATACCCCAGACGGCCTGGATCAACGACCCGGCCAAACGCAGGGAACCCGCACCACAAACCTCATAG
- a CDS encoding TetR/AcrR family transcriptional regulator, with protein sequence MRDEKCATLRPDARRNRERILEVALAELTRAADAPLSTIAKKAGVGQGTFYRNFPNREALVLEVYRYEMQQVADTAAQLLRTRAPDRALREWMDRLAQYAMAKAGLADALRKSTSKYGSLAQLGHGPVTQAVTLLLNANEKAGTIRPGLTPDDFVLAIAGLWQIDPHSDWQPRATRLLDLVMDGLRAGAPGADGNGR encoded by the coding sequence GTGCGGGACGAGAAATGCGCGACGCTGCGCCCGGACGCGCGACGGAATCGTGAGCGCATCCTGGAAGTCGCACTGGCCGAGCTGACGCGGGCGGCGGACGCCCCGTTGAGCACCATCGCGAAGAAGGCGGGCGTCGGGCAGGGCACGTTCTACCGTAACTTCCCCAACCGCGAGGCCCTCGTCCTGGAGGTCTACCGCTACGAGATGCAACAGGTCGCCGACACCGCGGCCCAACTGCTCCGGACCCGCGCACCTGACCGGGCCCTGAGGGAGTGGATGGACCGTCTCGCCCAGTACGCCATGGCCAAGGCCGGCCTGGCCGACGCGTTGCGCAAGTCCACCAGCAAGTACGGCAGCCTGGCCCAGCTGGGGCACGGCCCGGTGACTCAGGCGGTCACACTGCTGCTGAACGCGAACGAGAAGGCCGGCACCATCCGTCCGGGTCTGACCCCCGACGACTTCGTGCTCGCCATCGCCGGGCTCTGGCAGATCGACCCGCACAGCGACTGGCAGCCGCGTGCGACGCGCCTCCTGGACCTTGTGATGGACGGCCTGCGGGCAGGGGCCCCTGGAGCGGACGGGAACGGAAGGTAG
- a CDS encoding 2Fe-2S iron-sulfur cluster-binding protein: MTPSTSSAITLNINGEKYALPVDHRTTLLDALREHLDLTGSKKGCDQGQCGACTVLLDGRRALSCLQLAVAAEGRAITTIEGVADGERLHPVQQAFLDLDGYQCGYCTPGQICSAIAVIEEHAAGWPSAVTDDVRPEAGVPALSAEEIGERMSGNLCRCGAYVSIVQAVARAAEAAEAQGGEAVA, translated from the coding sequence ATGACCCCATCGACGTCCAGCGCCATCACTCTGAACATCAATGGCGAGAAGTACGCACTACCCGTCGACCATCGCACCACCCTGCTCGACGCCCTGCGCGAGCACCTCGACCTGACCGGTTCCAAGAAGGGCTGCGACCAGGGGCAATGCGGCGCCTGCACGGTGCTGCTCGATGGCCGCCGGGCTCTTTCCTGCCTCCAGCTCGCAGTCGCGGCCGAGGGGCGCGCGATCACCACCATCGAAGGCGTGGCCGACGGCGAGCGCCTCCATCCGGTGCAGCAGGCCTTTCTCGATCTCGACGGCTATCAGTGCGGCTACTGCACACCCGGGCAGATCTGTTCGGCCATCGCGGTGATCGAGGAACACGCGGCGGGCTGGCCGAGCGCGGTGACCGACGATGTCCGGCCCGAAGCGGGGGTGCCCGCGCTCAGCGCGGAAGAGATCGGCGAGCGCATGAGCGGCAACCTGTGCCGCTGCGGCGCCTATGTGTCGATCGTGCAGGCGGTCGCACGAGCCGCGGAAGCGGCCGAGGCCCAGGGCGGGGAGGCAGTGGCATGA
- a CDS encoding FAD binding domain-containing protein, with amino-acid sequence MREFGYERAFDVSGAVALLGSDPDARFLGGGTNLVDLMKAGVERPALLVDVRELPLDSVELTHDGGLRIGATVTNSDLAAHPDVRRHYPALAQAVLAGASGQLRNMATVGGNLLQRTRCGYFTDISRPCNKRAPGSGCPAVDGEHHNHAILGASEHCIATHPSDMAVALAAFDAAISYETADGPGELPIDELYPPVGDTPHVETALPPGALITGVTLPPAPVAAHSRYRKVRERASFAFAIGSIAAALDIQDGVVREVRLALGAVASRPWRARAAERALIGRPASAEAFAAAADAELGAAKALPENGYKVTLMRNLVVAVLTELTEEVSR; translated from the coding sequence ATGAGGGAATTCGGCTACGAACGAGCCTTCGATGTTTCCGGAGCGGTCGCTCTGCTCGGTTCCGATCCCGACGCCCGTTTCCTCGGCGGCGGCACCAACCTCGTCGACCTGATGAAGGCCGGCGTGGAAAGGCCGGCGCTGCTCGTCGACGTACGAGAACTTCCGCTCGACAGCGTCGAGTTAACCCACGACGGCGGACTGCGCATCGGCGCGACCGTCACCAACAGCGATCTCGCGGCCCACCCCGACGTACGTCGTCACTACCCGGCTTTGGCGCAGGCCGTGCTGGCCGGTGCCTCGGGGCAGTTGCGCAACATGGCCACGGTCGGCGGGAATCTGCTCCAGCGGACCCGGTGCGGCTACTTCACCGACATCAGCAGGCCGTGCAACAAGCGTGCCCCCGGCAGTGGTTGTCCCGCCGTCGACGGCGAACACCACAACCACGCGATCCTGGGAGCCTCCGAGCACTGCATCGCCACCCATCCCTCGGACATGGCGGTCGCGCTCGCCGCGTTCGACGCCGCCATCTCGTACGAAACGGCCGACGGGCCGGGCGAGTTGCCGATCGACGAGCTCTATCCGCCCGTGGGCGACACACCGCACGTCGAGACCGCTCTTCCGCCCGGCGCGCTGATCACCGGCGTTACGCTGCCGCCCGCCCCGGTCGCCGCCCACTCGCGGTACCGGAAGGTGCGCGAGCGCGCCTCGTTCGCGTTCGCGATCGGCTCGATCGCCGCCGCGCTCGACATCCAGGACGGTGTCGTACGCGAAGTACGTCTCGCGCTCGGGGCCGTCGCGTCGAGGCCGTGGCGGGCCCGTGCGGCCGAGCGGGCACTGATCGGCAGACCAGCGAGCGCGGAGGCGTTCGCCGCCGCGGCGGATGCCGAACTGGGGGCCGCCAAGGCCCTTCCCGAGAACGGATACAAGGTGACGCTGATGCGCAACCTCGTCGTGGCCGTGCTGACCGAACTCACCGAGGAGGTCTCCCGATGA
- a CDS encoding xanthine dehydrogenase family protein molybdopterin-binding subunit translates to MTTTTGVAAATGAVGSARTRVEGRDKVTGAARYAGEVSFAELAHGWLVLSTVARGRIRSVEDGPVLAMPGVLTVLHHGNAPRVDTEYMGMLGRPNPVLGIFQHDRVPFVGWPVALVVAETSEQAREAAEALVVRYDVEPHDVAFHAGRSDAYTPESTPMVQPETEKGDVEAQLDASAVVVDAEYTTPEEHHNPMEPHAATARWDGGRLDVIDSNQGSTWVASELAQLFSLDPASVRVRSEHVGGAFGSKGLSPHQVAAVMATTVLHRPVRVVLTRRQMFSLIGYRSPTAQRIRLGADADGRLRAFDHRAQSLTSTVYEFIESSAALGRVMYDADAHHTLHRLVRLDVPTPTWMRAPGEAPGSFALESALDELAEKCGVDPIALRARNEPETGPVSGLPFSSRNVLACFKEGARRFGWADRDPRPGLRREGRWLLGTGTAAATYPSGVGPSTAAVTAEPDGTFTVRINAADIGTGARTAMTLVAADALEVDPDRIRARIADSGLGPAMIAGGSMGTRSWAWAVTVAADELRERLALGGGIPPEGITARSNTAEAIGALTKKERHSFGAQFAEVAVDVDTGEVRVRRLLGIYAAGTIVNPLTARSQFIGGMTWGLSMALHEEAVRDLASGGHVGADLAGYHFAAHADVPLIEADWVDDPVPGDPVGIKGIGEIGVVGVAAAIANAVWHATGVRHRNLPIRPDRVLRAADEARRRAAGGARSA, encoded by the coding sequence ATGACCACGACGACCGGGGTCGCCGCCGCGACAGGAGCAGTCGGCTCCGCCCGCACCCGGGTGGAGGGCCGCGACAAGGTCACCGGGGCGGCCCGCTACGCCGGAGAGGTTTCCTTCGCCGAACTCGCCCACGGCTGGCTGGTGTTGTCGACCGTGGCCCGTGGCCGGATCCGCTCTGTGGAGGACGGCCCCGTCCTGGCCATGCCCGGCGTCCTCACCGTGCTGCACCACGGGAACGCGCCGCGCGTCGACACCGAGTACATGGGCATGCTGGGGCGGCCGAACCCCGTCCTCGGCATCTTCCAGCACGACCGCGTGCCCTTCGTGGGCTGGCCCGTGGCGTTGGTGGTGGCCGAGACGTCCGAGCAGGCCAGGGAGGCCGCCGAGGCGCTGGTGGTTCGGTACGACGTGGAGCCGCACGATGTCGCGTTCCACGCCGGCCGTTCGGATGCCTACACGCCGGAGAGCACCCCGATGGTCCAGCCCGAGACGGAGAAGGGGGACGTCGAAGCTCAACTCGATGCCTCCGCCGTCGTCGTGGACGCGGAGTACACCACTCCTGAGGAGCACCACAACCCGATGGAGCCGCATGCGGCGACCGCCCGTTGGGACGGCGGTCGGCTCGACGTCATCGACTCCAACCAGGGCAGCACCTGGGTGGCGAGCGAACTGGCGCAGCTCTTCTCCCTCGATCCGGCCTCCGTGCGGGTGCGGTCCGAGCATGTCGGGGGTGCCTTCGGATCGAAGGGGCTGAGCCCGCATCAAGTTGCGGCCGTGATGGCCACGACCGTCCTCCACCGCCCGGTCCGTGTCGTACTGACTCGCCGACAGATGTTCTCCCTCATCGGCTACCGCAGCCCCACGGCACAGCGGATCAGGCTCGGTGCCGACGCCGATGGCCGACTGCGTGCCTTCGACCACCGGGCGCAGAGTCTCACGTCGACCGTGTACGAGTTCATCGAGTCGAGCGCCGCGCTGGGGCGCGTGATGTACGACGCCGACGCGCATCACACCCTTCACCGGCTCGTACGGCTCGACGTACCGACCCCGACGTGGATGCGCGCGCCGGGCGAGGCACCGGGGTCCTTCGCGCTCGAATCCGCCCTCGATGAGCTGGCCGAGAAGTGCGGCGTGGACCCGATCGCGCTGCGCGCACGCAACGAACCCGAGACGGGCCCCGTGTCCGGGCTGCCGTTCAGCAGCCGCAATGTGCTCGCCTGCTTCAAGGAGGGCGCCCGCAGGTTCGGCTGGGCGGACCGTGATCCTCGTCCCGGCCTGCGCCGTGAGGGGCGCTGGCTGCTCGGTACCGGAACGGCGGCGGCCACCTATCCCTCGGGGGTCGGGCCGTCCACCGCGGCCGTGACCGCGGAGCCGGACGGAACCTTCACCGTACGGATCAACGCGGCGGACATCGGAACCGGGGCACGGACCGCGATGACCCTGGTCGCCGCGGACGCGCTGGAGGTGGATCCGGACCGCATCCGGGCGCGCATCGCGGACAGCGGCCTCGGCCCGGCGATGATCGCCGGCGGCTCGATGGGAACGCGCTCCTGGGCGTGGGCGGTGACGGTCGCCGCGGACGAACTACGGGAGCGGCTGGCCCTGGGAGGCGGCATTCCGCCGGAGGGAATCACCGCCCGGTCGAACACGGCCGAGGCAATCGGTGCCCTCACGAAGAAGGAACGCCACTCCTTCGGAGCGCAGTTCGCCGAGGTCGCGGTGGATGTGGACACCGGTGAAGTGCGCGTGCGGCGGCTGCTCGGCATCTACGCCGCAGGCACCATCGTCAACCCGCTCACCGCCCGGAGCCAGTTCATCGGCGGAATGACCTGGGGACTGTCCATGGCGCTCCACGAGGAGGCGGTCAGGGACCTGGCCTCGGGCGGCCATGTCGGCGCCGACCTCGCCGGCTATCACTTCGCCGCGCACGCCGACGTGCCGCTCATCGAGGCCGACTGGGTGGACGACCCCGTCCCGGGCGATCCGGTCGGGATCAAGGGCATCGGCGAGATCGGCGTCGTGGGAGTGGCCGCCGCGATCGCCAACGCGGTGTGGCACGCGACGGGCGTACGCCACCGGAATCTACCGATCCGCCCGGATCGCGTCCTGCGTGCGGCGGACGAGGCCCGGCGACGGGCGGCGGGAGGAGCCCGGAGTGCTTGA
- a CDS encoding XdhC/CoxI family protein has product MLDIAEELSRWFEEGRDFAVATVVAVSGSAPRGPGAALAVDSDGTAIGSVSGGCVEGAVYDLCVQALLDGRTVRERFGYDDEDAFAVGLTCGGVIEVLVTPVRVDAPVFRAGVSAAGRGEAAALARVARGAVELLGRALLVRPDGSYEGSLDGQPELDRTAVAEARAMLDAGRTGTVEIAEDGSRCPGGVTLFVESRVPPPRMIVFGAVDFATALVRAGKFLGYHVTVCDARPVFATHVRFPEADDLVVDWPHRYLRRTATDERTVLCVLTHDAKFDVPLLETALRLPVAFVGAMGSRRTHEDRNRRLREVGVTVDELARLHSPIGLDLGARTPEETALSIAAEIVAARRGGTGVPLTGSGAPIHHDVDRRETEEARSRAAA; this is encoded by the coding sequence GTGCTTGACATCGCCGAGGAGCTGAGCCGGTGGTTCGAGGAGGGCCGGGACTTCGCCGTCGCCACCGTCGTGGCCGTCAGCGGCAGCGCGCCGCGCGGTCCCGGCGCTGCCCTGGCCGTCGACAGTGATGGCACTGCCATCGGCTCCGTCTCCGGCGGTTGCGTGGAAGGCGCGGTGTACGACCTGTGCGTCCAGGCGCTCCTGGACGGGCGGACGGTACGCGAACGATTCGGCTACGACGACGAGGACGCCTTCGCGGTGGGGCTCACCTGCGGCGGCGTCATCGAAGTCCTGGTCACGCCGGTGCGCGTGGACGCGCCGGTGTTCCGGGCAGGGGTTTCGGCCGCGGGCCGAGGCGAGGCGGCGGCACTCGCCCGGGTGGCCCGGGGCGCGGTGGAACTGCTCGGCCGGGCGCTGCTCGTCCGACCCGACGGATCGTACGAGGGCAGTCTCGACGGACAACCGGAACTGGACCGGACGGCGGTGGCAGAGGCCCGTGCGATGCTGGACGCCGGCCGAACCGGCACCGTCGAGATCGCGGAGGACGGGTCGCGCTGTCCGGGCGGCGTGACGCTGTTCGTGGAATCCAGGGTGCCACCGCCCCGGATGATCGTGTTCGGCGCCGTGGACTTCGCGACGGCGTTGGTCCGGGCGGGCAAGTTCCTCGGCTACCACGTCACCGTGTGCGACGCCCGGCCGGTCTTCGCCACTCACGTCCGCTTCCCCGAGGCCGACGACCTGGTGGTCGACTGGCCGCACCGCTATCTCCGGCGCACCGCGACCGACGAACGTACCGTCCTGTGCGTGCTCACCCATGACGCCAAGTTCGACGTTCCTCTCCTGGAGACGGCACTGCGGCTGCCGGTCGCTTTCGTGGGCGCGATGGGCTCGCGCCGCACCCACGAGGACCGCAACCGCCGTCTGCGCGAAGTCGGCGTCACGGTCGATGAGTTGGCCCGCCTGCACTCCCCGATCGGCCTCGACCTCGGCGCCCGCACCCCCGAGGAGACGGCCCTGTCCATCGCGGCGGAGATCGTCGCGGCGCGCCGGGGCGGGACGGGTGTTCCACTGACCGGTTCGGGCGCACCTATCCACCATGACGTGGACAGGAGGGAAACGGAGGAGGCCCGCTCCCGAGCGGCAGCATGA
- a CDS encoding class I SAM-dependent methyltransferase, translating to MADENFTHPRLAALYDVLDPDRSDLDAYVHLAEELGARQVLDIGCGTGVFALLLADRGIEVVGVDPAAASIDVARGKPGSERVRWICGDATALPPLQADLATMTANVAQAIVDPEAWRTTLRGAYAALRPGGFLVFETRDPARRAWEEWNREASYSTTEIPGVGGVESWLQLLEVRGPLVTFRGTLVFAADGQVLTSDSTLRFRERREVEAGLVAQGFVVEDVRDAPDRPGREFVFLARRPEASS from the coding sequence ATGGCTGACGAGAACTTCACGCATCCACGGCTCGCTGCGCTCTACGACGTGCTCGACCCTGATCGCAGTGATCTCGACGCCTATGTCCACCTGGCCGAGGAGCTCGGGGCGCGTCAGGTCCTGGACATCGGCTGTGGGACAGGAGTGTTCGCCCTCCTGCTGGCCGATCGCGGGATCGAGGTCGTGGGCGTCGATCCCGCCGCGGCGTCCATCGATGTGGCCCGTGGCAAGCCGGGCAGCGAGCGGGTGCGTTGGATCTGCGGTGATGCGACAGCACTCCCGCCACTGCAGGCCGACCTCGCGACCATGACGGCGAACGTCGCCCAGGCCATCGTCGACCCGGAGGCGTGGCGGACAACCCTGCGGGGGGCCTACGCAGCACTCCGGCCCGGCGGATTCCTTGTGTTCGAGACGCGGGACCCGGCCCGGCGCGCCTGGGAGGAGTGGAATCGTGAGGCCTCGTACAGCACGACGGAGATACCGGGAGTCGGCGGGGTCGAGAGCTGGCTCCAACTGCTCGAAGTGAGGGGGCCGCTGGTGACCTTCCGCGGGACCCTCGTGTTCGCTGCGGACGGGCAGGTGCTGACATCGGATTCGACGTTGCGTTTCCGTGAGCGGCGCGAGGTCGAGGCGGGGCTGGTCGCGCAGGGTTTCGTGGTGGAGGACGTTCGCGACGCTCCAGACCGCCCGGGCCGGGAGTTCGTCTTCCTCGCCCGGCGCCCCGAGGCCAGTTCCTGA
- a CDS encoding DeoR/GlpR family DNA-binding transcription regulator translates to MYAPERQQEILRLARESGRVDVLSLAEEFQVTAETVRRDLKSLDRAGLLRRVHGGAIPAGRLDFEPDLAERDAVAIDEKERIAAAAIGELPTDGSVIIDAGSTAARLAAAIPLDAHLTVVTHALPVAARLADHPGIALHLVGGRVRPRTRAAVDAWALNAYSEINADVVFLATNGFSPTGGLTTPDLAEAAVKRAMISAARRVVLLADSAKFGQEHFARFGDLAQVDLLITDTGLGSDDALAIEGRGTEVVCA, encoded by the coding sequence ATGTATGCACCGGAGCGGCAGCAAGAGATCCTCCGCCTCGCCCGCGAGAGCGGCCGGGTCGATGTGCTGTCCCTGGCCGAGGAATTCCAGGTCACCGCCGAGACCGTGCGGCGTGATCTGAAGAGCCTTGACCGGGCCGGGCTGCTGCGGCGCGTCCATGGCGGTGCGATCCCGGCCGGGCGGCTCGACTTCGAGCCCGATCTCGCCGAGCGCGATGCGGTGGCCATCGACGAGAAGGAGCGCATCGCCGCAGCCGCGATCGGCGAGCTCCCCACCGACGGCAGCGTGATCATCGACGCGGGCAGTACGGCCGCCCGGCTTGCCGCGGCCATTCCGCTCGACGCCCACCTCACCGTGGTCACCCATGCGCTGCCGGTGGCCGCCCGGCTCGCCGACCACCCCGGCATCGCGTTGCATCTCGTCGGCGGCCGGGTCCGGCCCCGAACCCGCGCCGCCGTCGATGCCTGGGCATTGAACGCCTACAGCGAGATCAACGCCGACGTCGTCTTCCTCGCCACCAACGGCTTCTCGCCGACGGGCGGTCTGACCACGCCCGATCTGGCCGAGGCCGCCGTCAAGCGCGCCATGATCTCTGCCGCCCGGCGGGTCGTGCTCCTGGCCGACTCCGCCAAGTTCGGCCAGGAGCACTTCGCACGGTTCGGCGATCTCGCCCAGGTCGATCTGCTCATCACGGACACCGGACTCGGCTCCGACGACGCCCTCGCCATCGAGGGCCGGGGCACGGAAGTAGTATGCGCATGA
- the pfkB gene encoding 1-phosphofructokinase, with amino-acid sequence MILTVTPNPSLDRTYELPGLTRGAVLRATDDRVDPGGKGINVSRAVAAAGHRTIAVAPLGGPEGELLARLLGEHGIEAAGVPIVGSTRINVTLVEPDGTLTKVNAVGPEITEAEAEALLDAVQTRSAAADWIACCGSLPRGLPPQWYAELVARSHRAGARIALDTSGAALTAALRERPDVIKPNAEELAQAVGRPLATVGDAVKAAEELRECGARSVLASLGADGQLLVEGTGTYFGSARVKTVRSNVGAGDASLAGFLAAGGTGQVALAAAVAHGAAAVKLPGSVMPAPADLDLSAVTTTTEIPLDRPLTEPTS; translated from the coding sequence ATGATCCTCACCGTCACCCCCAATCCAAGCCTCGACCGGACGTACGAGCTGCCCGGGCTGACCCGCGGAGCCGTGCTCCGGGCCACGGACGACCGGGTCGACCCCGGCGGCAAAGGCATCAACGTCTCGCGTGCAGTGGCGGCGGCCGGCCACCGCACGATCGCTGTCGCACCGCTCGGCGGGCCCGAGGGCGAGCTGCTCGCACGGCTGTTGGGCGAGCACGGCATCGAGGCAGCCGGTGTGCCGATCGTCGGCAGCACCCGTATCAATGTCACGCTCGTCGAGCCCGACGGAACGCTCACCAAGGTCAATGCGGTGGGCCCGGAGATCACCGAGGCCGAGGCCGAGGCCCTGCTGGATGCCGTACAGACCAGGTCGGCGGCCGCGGACTGGATCGCCTGCTGCGGCAGTCTGCCGCGTGGACTGCCCCCGCAGTGGTACGCCGAGCTGGTGGCCCGGAGCCACCGTGCCGGGGCCCGGATCGCCCTCGACACCTCCGGCGCTGCGCTGACGGCGGCGCTCCGGGAGCGCCCCGATGTGATCAAGCCGAACGCGGAGGAGCTTGCCCAGGCCGTCGGTCGCCCGCTGGCGACGGTGGGTGATGCCGTGAAGGCGGCGGAGGAGCTCCGCGAGTGCGGTGCCCGGTCCGTTCTGGCCAGCCTCGGGGCCGACGGACAGTTGCTGGTCGAGGGCACGGGTACGTACTTCGGCAGCGCCCGGGTGAAAACGGTCCGCAGCAACGTCGGGGCGGGCGACGCCTCTCTCGCGGGCTTCCTCGCCGCGGGTGGAACCGGGCAGGTGGCGCTCGCCGCGGCGGTCGCCCATGGCGCGGCAGCCGTAAAGCTGCCGGGCAGCGTTATGCCGGCACCCGCCGATCTCGATCTGTCGGCGGTCACCACGACCACCGAAATCCCCCTGGACCGACCCCTGACGGAGCCGACTTCATGA